In a single window of the Geotrypetes seraphini chromosome 11, aGeoSer1.1, whole genome shotgun sequence genome:
- the PLA2G10 gene encoding group 10 secretory phospholipase A2 — protein sequence MESRTLLLLLLQAVLKGSPGKSHVVKTRGLIELAGAVQCSTGRSALAYVAYGCYCGLGGHGWPRDQADWCCHKHDCCYEKAELAGCSPKMDRYEWTCKDKVVVCDTLDDTCEKILCKCDSNAAKCLRKAPYNLKYTFWLNFLCGQDHPTCSYH from the exons atggagtcCCGAACTTTGCTCCTGCTTCTGCTGCAGGCAG ttttgaAAGGAAGCCCTGGAAAATCCCATGTTGTGAAAACAAGAGGACTCATTGAGCTGGCTGGAGCAGTCCAGTGCAGTACAGGACGCTCTGCATTGGCTTACGTAGCCTATGGATGCTACTGTGGTCTGGGAGGACATGGCTGGCCCCGGGATCAAGCAGACTG GTGTTGCCACAAACATGACTGCTGCTATGAGAAGGCAGAGCTGGCAGGCTGCAGCCCCAAAATGGATAGGTATGAGTGGACATGTAAAGACAAAGTGGTTGTATGTG ATACACTGGATGACACATGTGAAAAGATCCTGTGCAAGTGTGACAGCAATGCGGCCAAGTGTTTGAGGAAAGCCCCCTATAATCTAAAGTACACCTTTTGGCTGAATTTCCTGTGTGGACAAGACCATCCTACCTGCAGTTATCACTAA